In a single window of the Falsirhodobacter halotolerans genome:
- a CDS encoding tripartite tricarboxylate transporter permease yields the protein MTEVLNGLATGFGVAFTPFNLMLVAFGCFAGTLIGALPGIGPINGVAILLPIAYGLGFPPESALILLAGIYYGAEFGGRISSILLNVPGDAGAVMTTLDGNPMARRGEAGRALSISAVASFIGGTVAVVLMTLFGPLLAKFAVAFTPSDYVALMVFAFASLASLVGANPVKTLVGATMGLMLATIGVDANTGVSRYTFGVPDLLAGIDFLIVVIGLFGMAELFHLVEQQATGKLKTLPVDSSFVKFADLAFAKWTILRSSLIGFVIGVLPGTGASVASAVTYGTEKRLAGTSGDFGNGDVRGLCAPEAANNAAATGAMVPMLTLGIPGSGTTAILLGALLMFNIQPGPLLFTQHPEIAWGLIASMYLGNIALLVINLPLVGLFARMLTLPQHYLTPLIAVLAFIGIYSIVGNPFDLFLIIALGIFGWILRKLDFSLAPVILGFVLGSLFENNLRRALSISGGDWGILLQSWQSILLYALAIAVVFVPIILGRRRKAKHV from the coding sequence ATGACGGAAGTTCTTAACGGTCTCGCGACGGGGTTCGGCGTCGCCTTCACCCCGTTCAACCTGATGCTGGTGGCGTTCGGCTGTTTTGCCGGAACGCTGATCGGCGCGCTGCCGGGCATCGGCCCGATCAACGGCGTGGCGATCCTGCTGCCCATCGCCTATGGCTTGGGCTTTCCGCCCGAAAGCGCGCTGATCCTCTTGGCCGGCATCTATTACGGGGCGGAGTTCGGGGGGCGTATTTCGTCCATCCTTCTGAACGTGCCGGGCGATGCGGGCGCGGTCATGACCACGCTGGACGGCAACCCCATGGCCCGGCGGGGCGAGGCGGGGCGCGCGCTCTCCATCTCGGCCGTGGCCAGCTTCATCGGCGGGACGGTCGCGGTCGTCCTGATGACGCTGTTCGGGCCGCTGCTCGCGAAATTCGCGGTGGCATTCACGCCGTCCGATTACGTGGCGCTGATGGTCTTCGCCTTTGCGTCGCTGGCGTCGCTTGTCGGGGCGAACCCGGTCAAGACGCTGGTGGGGGCCACGATGGGCCTGATGCTGGCCACGATCGGGGTCGATGCCAACACGGGCGTCAGCCGCTACACCTTCGGGGTGCCCGACCTTCTGGCGGGGATCGACTTTCTGATCGTCGTCATCGGGCTGTTCGGGATGGCGGAACTGTTCCATCTCGTTGAACAGCAGGCGACGGGCAAGCTGAAGACCCTGCCGGTGGACAGCAGCTTCGTCAAATTCGCCGATCTGGCCTTTGCCAAATGGACCATCCTGCGGTCGTCGCTGATCGGGTTCGTCATCGGCGTTCTGCCGGGCACGGGCGCGTCGGTGGCGTCGGCCGTGACCTATGGCACGGAGAAGCGTCTGGCGGGAACCTCGGGTGATTTCGGCAATGGCGACGTGCGGGGCCTGTGCGCACCCGAGGCCGCCAACAACGCGGCCGCCACGGGCGCCATGGTGCCCATGCTGACGCTGGGCATCCCCGGTTCGGGCACCACGGCGATCCTTCTTGGCGCGCTTTTGATGTTCAACATCCAGCCCGGTCCGCTGCTTTTCACCCAACACCCCGAGATCGCATGGGGTCTGATCGCCTCCATGTATCTGGGCAACATCGCCCTTCTGGTGATCAACCTTCCGCTGGTGGGCCTGTTCGCGCGGATGCTGACGCTGCCGCAGCATTACCTGACGCCGCTGATCGCCGTTCTGGCCTTCATCGGGATCTATTCGATCGTGGGCAACCCGTTCGACCTGTTCCTGATCATCGCGCTTGGCATCTTCGGGTGGATCCTGCGCAAGCTGGACTTCTCGCTCGCGCCGGTGATCCTCGGGTTCGTGCTGGGGTCGTTGTTCGAAAACAACCTGCGCCGCGCGCTGTCGATCTCGGGCGGGGACTGGGGCATCCTGCTGCAAAGCTGGCAGTCGATCCTGCTCTATGCCTTGGCCATCGCCGTGGTGTTCGTGCCGATCATCCTCGGCCGTCGCCGCAAGGCCAAGCACGTCTGA
- a CDS encoding DUF6525 family protein, translated as MMRRNLVTSLRRRGTGSMEGYDRLPPDVRAWLAGAALPWSARSALRIWRRAMADRPCPHHARACLCAAEARMLARDAPTVWGVNHPSVAGRP; from the coding sequence ATGATGCGCCGCAATCTGGTCACCAGCCTGCGGCGGCGGGGAACGGGGTCGATGGAGGGGTATGACCGCCTGCCGCCCGACGTGCGGGCCTGGCTGGCCGGGGCCGCGCTGCCGTGGAGCGCGCGGTCCGCGCTGCGCATCTGGCGGCGGGCGATGGCCGACCGCCCCTGCCCCCACCACGCCCGCGCCTGCCTGTGCGCGGCCGAGGCGCGGATGTTGGCAAGGGACGCCCCGACCGTCTGGGGTGTCAACCACCCCTCGGTCGCAGGACGTCCCTGA
- a CDS encoding GTP-binding protein — MSPPARLPVTVLSGFLGAGKTTLLNHVLNNRNGRRVAVIVNDMSEVNIDADLIRGGTDLSRSEEKLVEMSNGCICCTLRDDLLVEVRRLAAEGRFDYLLIESTGIAEPLPVAATFDFRDADGASLADVAQLDTMVTVVDAVNLTRDFSSHDFIADRGESLGEQDERTLVSLLTDQIEFADVIILNKATEAGPMRRDQARKIIRALNPEARLIETDFARVPPEAIFDTGLFDIDRAHMHPLWAKELYGFADHAPETEEYGISSFVYRARRPFHPAKVHAVLNGDLPGVIRAKGHMWIATRPNWAVEFSLAGAISSITPLGGWWASVPKDRWPTHPDVLAEVGRVWQEPWGDRRQEVVFIGAGMDRAAITAALDAALQGGEAFDPAAWSGLPDPFPEWGRTGRA, encoded by the coding sequence ATGTCCCCCCCTGCCCGCCTGCCCGTCACCGTCCTGTCCGGCTTTCTTGGTGCGGGAAAGACGACGCTGCTGAACCACGTCCTCAACAACCGCAACGGCCGCCGCGTCGCCGTCATCGTCAACGACATGTCCGAGGTGAACATCGACGCCGACCTGATCCGCGGTGGCACCGACCTGTCGCGGTCCGAAGAAAAGCTGGTGGAGATGTCGAACGGCTGCATCTGCTGCACCCTGCGCGACGACCTGCTGGTGGAGGTGCGCCGTCTGGCCGCCGAAGGCCGCTTCGATTATCTGCTGATCGAAAGCACCGGGATCGCCGAACCCCTGCCCGTCGCCGCGACCTTCGATTTCCGCGATGCGGACGGGGCCTCGCTGGCCGATGTCGCGCAGCTGGACACGATGGTGACGGTGGTCGATGCCGTGAACCTGACGCGCGATTTCTCCAGCCACGATTTCATCGCCGACCGGGGCGAATCCTTGGGCGAACAGGACGAGCGCACGCTTGTGTCCCTTCTGACCGACCAGATCGAGTTTGCCGATGTCATCATCCTGAACAAGGCGACCGAGGCGGGGCCCATGCGGCGGGATCAGGCCCGCAAGATCATCCGCGCCCTGAACCCCGAGGCCCGCCTGATCGAGACGGACTTCGCCCGCGTCCCGCCAGAGGCGATCTTCGACACCGGCCTTTTCGACATCGACCGCGCGCATATGCACCCGCTTTGGGCCAAGGAGCTTTACGGCTTTGCCGATCATGCGCCGGAAACGGAGGAATACGGCATCTCCTCCTTCGTCTATCGCGCCCGGCGGCCCTTTCACCCGGCGAAGGTCCACGCCGTGCTGAACGGCGATCTGCCGGGCGTGATCCGCGCCAAGGGGCATATGTGGATCGCGACCCGTCCGAACTGGGCGGTGGAGTTCAGCCTGGCCGGGGCCATCTCCTCCATCACGCCGCTGGGGGGGTGGTGGGCCAGCGTGCCGAAGGACCGATGGCCGACGCATCCAGACGTTCTGGCCGAGGTGGGCCGCGTCTGGCAGGAGCCGTGGGGCGACCGGCGGCAGGAGGTGGTGTTCATCGGCGCGGGCATGGACCGGGCGGCGATCACCGCGGCGCTGGACGCGGCCTTGCAGGGAGGGGAGGCGTTCGACCCGGCGGCCTGGTCGGGGCTGCCCGATCCCTTCCCCGAATGGGGCCGGACGGGGCGCGCATGA
- a CDS encoding ABC transporter ATP-binding protein yields MVSLQLDGVAAGYGRAPVLSDISTPPLQGGQLVALLGPNAAGKSTLFRRIFGLLRGPGTVRIDGARTDRPIAYMPQDNGARPVLSVYESILLARMQGGRLTVQPQDHAEVERVLALLDIGHLRGRHVGDLSGGQRQMIGAAQALVQNPQILLMDEPTSALDLSRQIGLLGLLRRLARDQGLLIIVALHDIGHALRFTDACMVIRDGALAACGPTATVVTPALLKQVFKVEARIEPCSKGHPQLILD; encoded by the coding sequence ATGGTAAGCCTGCAACTGGACGGGGTCGCGGCGGGATACGGGCGCGCGCCGGTGCTGTCGGACATCTCCACCCCGCCGCTGCAGGGGGGGCAGCTCGTGGCGCTGCTGGGGCCGAACGCCGCTGGGAAATCGACGCTGTTCCGGCGCATCTTCGGGTTGCTGCGCGGGCCCGGCACCGTGCGGATCGACGGGGCGCGCACCGACCGCCCCATCGCCTACATGCCGCAGGACAATGGCGCGCGTCCGGTGCTGTCGGTATATGAATCCATCTTGCTTGCGCGGATGCAGGGGGGGCGGCTGACGGTGCAGCCCCAGGACCATGCCGAGGTGGAACGCGTTCTGGCGCTGCTGGACATCGGCCATCTGCGCGGCCGCCATGTCGGCGATCTGAGCGGGGGGCAGCGCCAGATGATCGGCGCCGCGCAGGCGCTGGTCCAGAATCCGCAGATCCTGCTGATGGACGAGCCGACCTCGGCGCTCGACCTCAGCCGGCAGATCGGGCTTTTGGGGCTGCTGCGCCGTCTCGCGCGGGATCAGGGGCTTTTGATCATCGTGGCGTTGCACGATATCGGCCACGCCCTGCGCTTTACCGACGCCTGCATGGTGATCCGCGACGGCGCGCTGGCCGCCTGCGGGCCGACCGCGACCGTCGTCACCCCGGCCCTGCTGAAACAGGTGTTCAAGGTGGAGGCCCGGATCGAGCCCTGTTCCAAGGGGCACCCGCAACTCATTCTGGACTGA
- a CDS encoding FecCD family ABC transporter permease — protein sequence MTDLPAHGTEAGRDFYRALVVRRQIILAVLAGLLILSICTDLALGPARYSLGQVVEGLIFPSRVSDQVRVILWEIRMPVALMAVIVGASLSVAGAQMQTILNNPLASPFTLGISAGAGFGAALALAFGVALFPFAVEYMIPVNAFLMAMLTALAIYGLSLRRGVTSETIILLGIALVFIFNALMSLIQFFASQQAVAAVVFWTMGSLTKATWPKVWIALAVLAVALPLLARRGWALTAMRLGDAKAESMGVRLRPLRLEVLVIVSLLASVSVSFVGTIGFIGLVGPHIARMLLGEDQRFLLPGAALSGALILSVGSILSKMIIPGTVIPIGIVTAIVGIPFFLYLILNRRTAAW from the coding sequence ATGACTGACCTGCCCGCGCATGGGACGGAGGCGGGGCGCGATTTCTATCGCGCCCTTGTCGTTCGCCGGCAGATCATCCTTGCGGTGCTGGCGGGTCTCCTGATCCTCAGCATCTGCACGGACCTGGCGCTCGGCCCCGCCCGATACAGCCTTGGGCAGGTGGTGGAGGGGCTGATCTTCCCGTCGCGCGTCAGCGATCAGGTGCGCGTCATCCTGTGGGAGATCCGGATGCCCGTCGCCCTGATGGCCGTCATCGTGGGGGCCAGCCTGTCGGTCGCGGGCGCGCAGATGCAGACCATCCTGAACAACCCGCTGGCCAGCCCCTTCACCCTGGGCATTTCGGCCGGTGCGGGGTTCGGGGCGGCGCTGGCACTGGCCTTCGGCGTGGCACTCTTTCCCTTCGCGGTCGAATACATGATCCCGGTCAACGCGTTCCTGATGGCGATGCTGACCGCGCTGGCGATCTATGGCCTCAGCCTGCGCCGCGGTGTCACGAGCGAGACGATCATCCTTCTGGGCATCGCGCTGGTCTTCATCTTCAACGCGCTGATGTCGCTGATCCAGTTCTTCGCCAGCCAGCAGGCGGTCGCCGCCGTGGTGTTCTGGACGATGGGCAGCCTGACGAAAGCCACCTGGCCCAAGGTCTGGATCGCGCTGGCGGTGCTGGCGGTTGCGCTGCCGCTTCTGGCGCGCCGGGGGTGGGCGTTGACCGCGATGCGGCTGGGGGATGCCAAGGCCGAAAGCATGGGCGTGCGCCTGCGCCCCCTGCGGCTGGAGGTGCTGGTCATCGTCAGTCTTCTCGCCTCGGTCTCGGTGTCGTTCGTGGGCACGATCGGCTTCATCGGGCTGGTTGGCCCGCATATCGCGCGAATGCTTCTGGGCGAGGATCAGCGCTTTCTTCTGCCTGGCGCGGCGTTGTCGGGGGCGCTGATCCTGTCCGTCGGCTCCATCCTGTCGAAGATGATCATTCCCGGGACGGTCATTCCCATCGGCATCGTCACGGCCATCGTGGGGATTCCGTTCTTCCTCTATCTCATCCTGAACCGAAGGACGGCGGCATGGTAA
- a CDS encoding ABC transporter substrate-binding protein → MITRAGLFLGLALATAGAAQADPVTVTDVAGREITLEAPAQRIILGEGRQIYLLAALERENPFQHVVGWREDLSQADPDTYAAYAAQFPELEDLPTFGGFKDGTFDVEQAATLQPDLILMNLEAKAATEDAGYDDKLAQLGIPIVYVDFREDPLAHSVQSMRIMGALTGHEDRAEEYISFVDRQMARVATALEGGNFDRPRVFVDRAGGYSDDCCMTFGRGNFGEYVELAGGTNIAADIVPGTFGTLNPEQIIAANPDQIIVTGGQWDAYVPGGNWVGVGPGSDLTEARRKLEALTHRTAMTGVAAIGTGQVHAIWHQFYDNPYYFVAVQQLAKWLHPDRFADLDPEATLKELHERFLPIPYQPGYWVSLHD, encoded by the coding sequence ATGATCACCCGAGCCGGCCTTTTCCTTGGACTTGCCCTTGCGACTGCCGGGGCGGCACAGGCGGACCCCGTCACCGTGACCGATGTCGCCGGACGCGAGATCACCCTTGAGGCGCCCGCACAGCGCATCATCCTGGGCGAAGGGCGCCAGATCTATCTTCTGGCGGCGCTGGAGCGCGAGAACCCGTTCCAACATGTCGTCGGCTGGCGCGAGGATCTGTCGCAGGCCGATCCCGACACCTATGCCGCCTATGCCGCGCAATTCCCCGAACTGGAAGATCTTCCGACCTTCGGCGGGTTCAAGGACGGCACGTTCGACGTGGAACAGGCCGCGACCCTTCAGCCCGACCTGATCCTCATGAACCTTGAGGCGAAGGCCGCGACCGAGGATGCGGGCTATGACGACAAACTGGCGCAGTTGGGCATCCCCATCGTCTATGTCGATTTCCGCGAAGATCCGCTGGCCCACAGCGTCCAGTCGATGCGCATCATGGGCGCGCTGACCGGGCACGAGGATCGGGCCGAAGAGTATATCTCCTTCGTGGATCGGCAGATGGCCCGCGTCGCCACCGCGCTGGAGGGGGGCAATTTCGACCGGCCCCGAGTCTTCGTGGACCGCGCGGGCGGATATTCCGACGATTGCTGCATGACCTTCGGGCGCGGCAATTTCGGCGAATATGTCGAACTGGCGGGCGGCACGAACATCGCCGCCGACATCGTTCCCGGCACCTTCGGCACGCTGAACCCCGAACAGATCATCGCCGCCAATCCCGATCAGATCATCGTGACGGGCGGGCAGTGGGACGCCTACGTCCCCGGCGGCAACTGGGTGGGCGTGGGGCCGGGATCGGACCTGACCGAAGCGCGCCGCAAGCTGGAGGCGCTGACCCACCGCACGGCGATGACCGGCGTGGCGGCGATCGGGACCGGGCAGGTCCACGCGATCTGGCACCAGTTCTACGACAACCCCTATTACTTCGTCGCCGTTCAGCAACTTGCGAAATGGCTGCACCCCGACCGGTTCGCCGATCTGGACCCCGAGGCGACGCTGAAGGAATTGCACGAACGCTTCCTGCCCATCCCCTATCAGCCGGGATACTGGGTGTCGCTGCATGACTGA
- a CDS encoding DUF2256 domain-containing protein translates to MAKMRKKSDLPVKVCATCGRPFTWRKAWARDWDQVRHCSDRCRAARRAKADKLD, encoded by the coding sequence ATGGCGAAAATGCGCAAGAAATCCGATCTGCCGGTGAAGGTCTGCGCGACCTGCGGCCGGCCGTTCACCTGGCGCAAGGCGTGGGCACGGGATTGGGATCAGGTGCGCCATTGCTCGGACCGCTGCCGCGCCGCGCGCCGGGCGAAGGCCGACAAGCTGGACTGA